The Trichomycterus rosablanca isolate fTriRos1 chromosome 15, fTriRos1.hap1, whole genome shotgun sequence genome contains a region encoding:
- the LOC134328474 gene encoding uncharacterized protein LOC134328474 gives MAAHTASRIIQLCVSLYMQMLEVVQGEVLTVQNHMDLGKFLPNITEGSLRKVACAAGVLLLSSAGLIYYRRWRRANPPPELSQPATNDDEERLDGTSDPQVDTPNWQLVAADPLPTEEAVIPHSGNCELQSASRIIRFLSSEHHRSQSESVQLRRCSVCVVQGSEIQQWWFTTADTCRVNHLGFPYYTAGEVSFTGIQSISGTVTAFVSCRRLETLVNVLLEDRVQSFHEVTRDCRQLWADGQEDAAHCVKSSTFYTPDMDSETDSEGSEESLSPEESEVPFISCHLQDCGITGVALKLPALREAFSTLLTSVHLQNLLFVSGKELVMHLAALNKQDVLEVQLSYEALIRFLKGAANQSSVELEMLEVQLHLNFLDVLYELVLFGWFLYDSAPEFMDGGFLDQLFQHIMSWDPEIWEPVAQRCFTVLQDQLTEFLRVVFSQPLELYEDPKGLALVVLELLKRHVRQMLQTTKKY, from the exons ATGGCAGCACACACCGCATCCAGGATCATCCAGCTGTGCGTCTCTCTGTACATGCAGATGCTGGAAGTAGTGCAAGGTGAAG TTTTGACAGTACAAAACCACATGGACCTTGGCAAATTCCTGCCTAACATCACTGAGGGAAGTCTCAGGAAGGTGGCGTGCGCGGCTGGTGTGCTGCTTTTAAGTTCAGCCGGCTTGATTTATTACCGGCGTTGGCGCAGAGCCAACCCGCCACCTGAGCTCTCTCAGCCGGCTACGAATG ACGACGAAGAAAGACTGGACGGGACCAGTGATCCTCAG GTCGACACGCCAAACTGGCAACTGGTGGCCGCTGACCCGCTGCCCACAGAGGAAGCCGTGATTCCG CATTCTGGCAACTGCGAACTGCAGAGCGCATCCAGAATAATCCGGTTCCTCTCGAGCGAACATCACCGTTCTCAGTCTGAG TCAGTGCAGCTCAGACGATGCTCTGTGTGCGTGGTACAAGGCTCAGAGATCCAGCAGTGGTGGTTCACCACTGCTGACACCTGCCGTGTTAATCATCTG GGCTTCCCCTACTACACCGCCGGTGAGGTTTCTTTCACCGGCATACAG AGTATTTCTGGAACGGTGACTGCTTTCGTGTCCTGTCGCCGCTTGGAGACCCTGGTGAATGTCCTGCTGGAGGACCGTGTG CAAAGCTTCCACGAGGTGACCAGGGACTGCAGGCAGCTGTGGGCCGACGGACAGGAGGACGCCGCTCACTGCGTGAAGAGCTCCACCTTTTATACGCCGGACATGGACTCCGAGACCGACTCTGAGGGCAGTGAGGAGAGTCTGTCTCCTGAGGAGAGCGAGGTGCCATTTATCAG CTGCCACCTCCAAGACTGCGGCATCACAGGCGTCGCCCTGAAGCTGCCTGCGCTCCGTGAGGCGTTCTCT ACCCTGTTGACCAGCGTTCACCTCCAGAACTTGCTGTTTGTGAGCGGCAAAGAGCTGGTGATGCACCTAGCAGCTCTGAACAAGCAG GATGTGCTGGAGGTGCAGCTTTCCTACGAGGCTCTGATTCGCTTCCTAAAaggagcagccaatcagagctcAGTCGAGCTGGAGATGCTGGAGGTACAG CTACACTTGAACTTTCTGGACGTGCTGTATGAGCTCGTCCTCTTCGGCTGGTTCCTGTACGACTCTGCGCCAGAGTTT ATGGATGGAGGATTCTTGGACCAACTTTTCCAGCACATCATGAGTTGGGACCCTGAGATCTGGGAGCCTGTAGCCCAGCGGTGCTTCACGGTTCTTCAG GATCAGCTGACTGAGTTCCTCCGAGTGGTTTTCTCGCAGCCCCTAGAGCTTTATGAAGATCCTAAAGGCCTGGCTCTTGTGGTGCTGGAGCTCCTGAAGCGGCACGTCCGGCAGATGCTGCAGACCACGAAGAAATACTGA
- the LOC134328473 gene encoding NACHT, LRR and PYD domains-containing protein 7-like: MKENEFIISNQIFSAWKTAVICVAVGSLIMIIGIGFVVFMSWKGKRWREEDTEKVNRLREEDTEKVEQWREEDAEKVLEVQTSLEKSGDNRLHGVDFSPVQWAAVVVALCNSDKELEKFTLKKYMSSDEGVRRLLPVIQSTERAVLWGCDLTEESCEVLSSVLSLNSSILKHLYLGNNELKDSGVKLLSAGLENPHCKLES, translated from the exons ATGAAGGAGAACGAGTTCATCATCTCTA atCAGATTTTCTCAGCATGGAAAACTGCTGTCATCTGTGTTGCAGTTGGAAGTTTGATCATGATCAtaggaattgggtttgtagttTTCATGAGTTGGAAAG gtAAAAGATGGAGAGAGGAGGACACTGAGAAAG ttAACAGATTGAGAGAGGAGGACACTGAGAAAG TTGAACAGTGGAGAGAGGAAGATGCTGAGAaag TGCTGGAAGTCCAAACATCCCTAGAAAAGTCTGGTGATAATCGTCTACATGGAGttgatttttctcctgttcagTGGGCAGCGGTGGTGGTTGCTTTATGTAACTCGGATAAGGAGCTGGAAAAGTTTACCCTGAAGAAATACATGTCGTCAGATGAAGGGGTTCGAAGACTGCTGCCAGTGATTCAATCAACGGAAAGAGCTGT gttgtggggttgtgatctaacagaggaaagttgtgaagttctgtcctcagttctcagtttaaactcctccattCTGAAACATCTGTACCTGGGTAACAatgaactgaaggattcaggagtgaagctgctctctgctggactggagaatccacactgtaaactggaga GTTGA